In Hyalangium ruber, the DNA window CCATGGCCCCCAGGACCGCGTGGTGGAGCACGAAGGTAAAGCTGCCCGGGCCGGACAGGAACGGACCCTGGCGAGGACGGCCATCCAGCAGCACGCCTCCCGCCTCGGGCTGCGGCGGAGGCAGAGCCTCGTTGGGAACGCCGTTCTCCGTCAGCGGCGCCTGGGGCTCGGTGCGCAGCGAGTTGGGATCAGGCGGCGCCACGGGGGCGTCCGAGGGCACCCCGGGAGGAGGCGTCACGGGCTGCTGCGGATCGGTCGCCGCGGGGAACGACGTGGTCGGCTGCTGGGTGCCCTGGCTCGTGGCGGGGGCCGCTCCGTTCGGGTCTGCCGGCGAGGGCGAAGGCGGCGTCGCCTGGGGATCCGTGGGCGGGTAGAACACCTGGGAGGGAGGAGGAGACGGTTGAGGGCCCTGCTGAGCCCGCCCCACTCCCGGAAGGACCAGCGCGACGATGGTGATGGTGAGACAACTCCAGGTTCTCAGGTGTGACACGCAAGCACTCCTCAAGCTCCGGCCTCTTGCCGCGCAGCAGAGCGCAACCGAGGCGGGCATGCACCGGTTTTTCACATCCCCCCGTATCAGGACCGCAGTTCGACGAGATCCACGAAGATGATCTCCTCCGCGCGCGAGCGGATGCGCTCCAGCATCTCGTCCGGGGGCCGCGAGTCGAGCTGGATCTTGCAGCACGCCGCATGCGCCCCCTCGAAGATGGTGTTCTCGATCTCCTGGGCGTTGATGCCCGCCTGGCGCACGGCGTCCAGCACGTTGGCCAGCACGCCCACCCGATCGTGGTGCCGGACGATGAGCTGGTAGCGTGCCGGCGTGCGCTCCGCGACGTTCACGCAGTTGGGCACCACGCCCTCGTTGAGGAACTGATCGACGATGCGCACCGTCTCGCGCGCGATGGCGTCCTGCGCCTGCTCCGTCGAGGCGCCGATGTGGTGCGTGGCGTAGACATGGGGCAGCTTGCCCAGCTCGCTCTGGAAGGTGGCCTCGCCGCCCTTGGGCTCATCCGGCAGCACGTCCGTGGCCACGAAGAGGCGCCCTCGGCGGGCCTCCTCCAGCAGCGCCTCGGTGTCCACCACGTCCGCGCGGCTGGTGTTGATGAAGGTGGCCCCATCCGGCAGCGCCGCCAGCACCTGCCGCGACACCAGCCCCTTCGTGTCCGCGGTGGCCGGCACGTGTACGGTGAGCACCTCGCACTGCCGCGCCAGGGCCAGCAGGCTCTCGGCCCGCTCGATGCCCAGCGCCTTGGCCCGCTCGGGGGTGAAGGAGCGCGAGTAGCCCACCACCTTCATGCCGAAGGCCTGCGCCCGCTCGGCCACCGCCACGCCGATGGCGCCCAGGCCAACGATTCCCAGCGTGCGCCCGTAGAGGCCCTTCGCCTGCGAGAAGCGCTTCTTGTTCCACACGCCCTGGCGCAGCGCCGCCACGTTGTCCGGAATGTGGCGATCCACCGACAGCATCAGCCCGAACGTCAGCTCCGCCACCGCGATGGCGTTCTGCCCCGGGCAGTTGGCCACGAAGACGCCCCGGGCGCTGGCGGCCTTCACGTCGATGGTGTTCACCCCGGCGCCCGCGCGGACCACCAGGGACAGGCCCGTGGCCACCTCGAACACCTTCGCGGACACCTCGGTGCTGCGCACCACGAGGATGGAGGCCTCCTTCGCCGCCTCCGCCAGCGCGTCTCCCTTGAGGCCCGGCCGGAAGTCCACGGACAGCCCCAGCCCTCGGAGCGAATCGAGGTGGTGCTTGGGGAACTCGTCAGCGACCAGGATGCGCATGGGGGTAGCCCTCCGGTAGGAATCGTGGGCAACCTAGCCCACTCGCCGGGTTGTCCAGCCCGGAATTCAGGCCCCATGCGGCGCATGCGTTCAGCGCGCGACGCCCAGGGCCCTCGCGCATCCTCGAGGCCACCATGCCCACCGGCTTCTCCTGGTCCGAACTCGACATCGACTCCGCCCGCGTGCAGGTGGTGCGGGACGCGCCCCTGCCCTCCGGCCGCGACTTCGTCCTCTATTGGTGCATGGTCCACCACCGCGTGGAGGAGAACCCCGCGCTCGACACGGCCATCGCGATCGGCAACCACCTGGGGCTGCCCGTCGTCGTCTACCAGGCCCTGCGCCCGGACTACCCCCACGCCTCGGATCGCCTCCACGCCTTCGCCCTCGAAGGCATGGCGGAGCTTCCCAAGGCCTGTGCCGCCCGGGGCCTGCCGTACTGGCTGGAGCTTCCTCGCAACCCTCGGGAGCACCGGCCGCGCATCGCGGAGCTGGGCCTGCGCGCCGCGGCGGTCGTCTCGGACCTCTACCCCTCCTTCATCATCCCCGGGCACCTGCGCGGCGCGGCCAAGGCGCTGGGCGTGCCGCTGTTCGCCGTGGACGCCTCGTGCGTGGTGCCCATGCAGCGCATCGCCGAGCCCCAGGTCGGCGCGTACGCGCTGCGGCCCAAGCTCCGCAAGCTCTGGCCGGAGTACCTCGGCCGCGTCCTCCCCCCACGGCCCGTGAAGGCCGCCCGCGCCGCGAAGAAGCTCTCCCCCGACTTCGACCTCTCGGACGCGCGCGCCCTGCGCAAGGCGCTCGGCACCTTCGAGATCGACCACACGGTGCCGCCCGTGCAGGGCGTACACGGCGGGCGCGCGGCCGCGCTGAAGACGCTGGAGGCGTTCATCGAGACACGCCTGAAGGGCTACGACACCGAGCGGAACGATCCCGGCAAGGATCAGCAGTCCGGCCTGTCCCCCTACTTCCACTGGGGCCACCTGTTCCCCGGAGAGGCCGCACGCAGGGTGCGCGAGGCGGGAGGCGAGAAGAACCCCGCCGTGCAGTCCTTCCTGGAGGAGCTGCTCGTTCGCCGCGAGCTGGCCTTCAACTACTGTTTCCACACCCCCGTGCCCCGGCAGCTCTCCGTGGACTCCCTGCCCCGCTGGGCACGCGAGACCCTGGAGACGCACCGCAAGGACAAGCGCGAGCACCTCTACTCCCTGGAGGACCTGGAGGCGGCGCGCACCGGAGACGGGCTCTGGAACGCCTCCCAGCGCGAGCTGCTCGAGCGTGGCCGCATCCACAACTACCTGCGCATGCTCTGGGGCAAGAAGATCCTCGAGTGGAGCCCCACCCCCCAGGAGGCGCTCCGGCGCATGGCCCACCTGAATGATCGCTACGCCCTGGACGGGAGGGATCCGGCCAGCGTGGCCAACTTCATGTGGGTGCTCGGCCTGCACGATCGGCCCTTCCAGGAGCGCAAGGTGCTGGGCAAGGTGCGGCCGATGAGCTCCCCCCGGACCGCGGAGAAGTTCGATCTGGGACCCTACCTGGAACGTTGGTGGCGACAGGGAGACGCCCCGGTGAAGACGCCGCGCCGCCGTACCCCCAAGAGATGAGGCTGTTGACTTCCGCGCGTCAGAAGGTGAGACGGCGGTTCCCTTCCGGTCCGGTCATCACTAAACCGGCGGGATAGACCCGCGGTCAGGAGCCAGCTTTATGGGCACGATGAAGTTCGAGGTCCCCCACTCCCTTCCGAAGGACGAGGTGCGCAAGCGCGTGGAGCAACTGCTCCAGTACTGGGGCACCAAGTACGGCGTGAAGTCGGACTGGGCCGGCGAGGGCGCCCGGCTCGTTGGCAAGGTGATGGGCATCCAGCTCGATGCCAGCTTCGTCATCACCGACAAGGCCGTGCAGGGCGAGGGCACCGACCCGGGCATGCTGCTGCGCGGCCAGGCCAAGTCCTACCTGCAGAAGAAGTTCGGGGCGGTGCTGGATCCCAGCAAGAGCCTCAACGACGTGAAGGGCACCCTGGAGAGCTGAGGCGCTCTTCAGTCCTCCAGCGCCGCGAGCGCGTAGCGGGCCACCCGGGCGATGGCTTCGGCCGAGTCCGGGATGTCCGGGTAGTGGCCCGCCAGCGGCCGCTGGGGGAAGCGCAGCTGGGCGATGGCGTTGCGGTAGCTGCGCCGCGCCCCGTCGCGATCGTTGGTGCGCTCCTGGACCTGCGCCAGCAGGTAGTGGCCGATGGCCAGCGTGGGCTCCAGGAAGAGCGCCTTGCTCAGCTCGGAGCGCGCCTCGGCGAGGTTGCCCGCCTGGAGCGCCGCCACGCCGCCGAAGACCCGGGCCTCCACGCACAGCGGCTCGCGGGCGAGCGCCTGGGCGAAGGCCTCGCGCGCCTCGGCGATCTTGCCGGTGAGCGAGAAGAGGTTGCCGAGCGTCAAGAGCGCGTCCAGGTGGCCCGGCTCATCCGCCAGCAACCGCTCCACATCCTGGATGGCCGCCGGAAAGTCGCTCTGCATCATCTTGCGCACGGCCTGGTTCAGCCGCGCGGCGGGAGGCAGCGTCTTGGCGCCACCGGGCACCTCGGTGGCGCGCAGCACTCGCGGCTCGGGAGCTCCCACCGCGGGCATCTCCAGCGTCAGCCGCGTCGGGCGCGGAGGATCCGCCGGGAGGGCCTTGGGGTCGGAGCTGTTCCCGAGCCCCGTGCCCATCGCCAGCCGATCCCGGATCGAGGCCAGGCTCTCCGTGCCGGGCACCGCGGGGCGCGACCCCGTCGTGCCCGTATTCTCCGGCGGACGCGCCTTTGCAGCGGCTGCGGCGGCGGAGGCATTCGTCGCCGAGGAAGGCAGCGGCGCGGGCGTCGCCGTGACCGCGGGACGGGGACGCGGCTCCACCAGGGGCCGGCGGTAGACGAACGCCCCATCCACTTCGATCATCTCGAAGCGGTCATAGACCTTGAAGAGGCTCTCCGAGTAGCCCAGGAAGAGCAGCCCGCCCGGGCGCAGCGCCGCGAGGAACCGGTCCATCAGCCCACGGATGGTGGGCAGATCGAAGTAGATGATGACGTTGCGGCAGAGGATCAGGTCCAACGAGCCCTGCTGCACCATGCCATCGAAGGAGGGCGCGGCGAGGTTCATCCCATCGAAGCGCACGTACTCGCGCAGCGCGGGCAGCGCCTCCATGCCCTCCTCCACGGGCTTGAAGAAGCGCTCGAGCCGCTCGGCGGAGATGCCCGAGGAGCGCCGCACCGAGAAGCGGCCCGCCCGGGCGGCCTCGACGGCGGCCAGGTTCAAGTCGGTGGCCAGTAGATCCACCTCCATGGCCAGCGCGCCCAGCTCCGCCATCACCATGGCCACGCTGTAGGGCTCCTCGCCGGTGGCGCAGCCCGCG includes these proteins:
- a CDS encoding polyhydroxyalkanoic acid system family protein; this translates as MGTMKFEVPHSLPKDEVRKRVEQLLQYWGTKYGVKSDWAGEGARLVGKVMGIQLDASFVITDKAVQGEGTDPGMLLRGQAKSYLQKKFGAVLDPSKSLNDVKGTLES
- a CDS encoding CheR family methyltransferase → MLTVSQKALQQLAALLLERAGLKITPDGYHSLRLALSTRMPVLGLTDPEAYVQRLREVGGEQELRSLLPLVTVGHTEFFRDPKQFKALERFILPQLLAKSRRENRKVVIWSAGCATGEEPYSVAMVMAELGALAMEVDLLATDLNLAAVEAARAGRFSVRRSSGISAERLERFFKPVEEGMEALPALREYVRFDGMNLAAPSFDGMVQQGSLDLILCRNVIIYFDLPTIRGLMDRFLAALRPGGLLFLGYSESLFKVYDRFEMIEVDGAFVYRRPLVEPRPRPAVTATPAPLPSSATNASAAAAAAKARPPENTGTTGSRPAVPGTESLASIRDRLAMGTGLGNSSDPKALPADPPRPTRLTLEMPAVGAPEPRVLRATEVPGGAKTLPPAARLNQAVRKMMQSDFPAAIQDVERLLADEPGHLDALLTLGNLFSLTGKIAEAREAFAQALAREPLCVEARVFGGVAALQAGNLAEARSELSKALFLEPTLAIGHYLLAQVQERTNDRDGARRSYRNAIAQLRFPQRPLAGHYPDIPDSAEAIARVARYALAALED
- a CDS encoding 3-phosphoglycerate dehydrogenase family protein, with product MRILVADEFPKHHLDSLRGLGLSVDFRPGLKGDALAEAAKEASILVVRSTEVSAKVFEVATGLSLVVRAGAGVNTIDVKAASARGVFVANCPGQNAIAVAELTFGLMLSVDRHIPDNVAALRQGVWNKKRFSQAKGLYGRTLGIVGLGAIGVAVAERAQAFGMKVVGYSRSFTPERAKALGIERAESLLALARQCEVLTVHVPATADTKGLVSRQVLAALPDGATFINTSRADVVDTEALLEEARRGRLFVATDVLPDEPKGGEATFQSELGKLPHVYATHHIGASTEQAQDAIARETVRIVDQFLNEGVVPNCVNVAERTPARYQLIVRHHDRVGVLANVLDAVRQAGINAQEIENTIFEGAHAACCKIQLDSRPPDEMLERIRSRAEEIIFVDLVELRS
- a CDS encoding deoxyribodipyrimidine photo-lyase, which produces MPTGFSWSELDIDSARVQVVRDAPLPSGRDFVLYWCMVHHRVEENPALDTAIAIGNHLGLPVVVYQALRPDYPHASDRLHAFALEGMAELPKACAARGLPYWLELPRNPREHRPRIAELGLRAAAVVSDLYPSFIIPGHLRGAAKALGVPLFAVDASCVVPMQRIAEPQVGAYALRPKLRKLWPEYLGRVLPPRPVKAARAAKKLSPDFDLSDARALRKALGTFEIDHTVPPVQGVHGGRAAALKTLEAFIETRLKGYDTERNDPGKDQQSGLSPYFHWGHLFPGEAARRVREAGGEKNPAVQSFLEELLVRRELAFNYCFHTPVPRQLSVDSLPRWARETLETHRKDKREHLYSLEDLEAARTGDGLWNASQRELLERGRIHNYLRMLWGKKILEWSPTPQEALRRMAHLNDRYALDGRDPASVANFMWVLGLHDRPFQERKVLGKVRPMSSPRTAEKFDLGPYLERWWRQGDAPVKTPRRRTPKR